One stretch of Roseimicrobium sp. ORNL1 DNA includes these proteins:
- a CDS encoding efflux transporter outer membrane subunit, giving the protein MGVIHHLPPTQRISHLWSFRALGLSALLGLSSCSGIGGPLQTPEGDLAPKSWKAAKGNTTKPLDTAALPQWWERFGDSVMSQVIAVALRSSPDIRSALSKIAEARGARGVERAQLFPQLDAGLSGQARREDRRGSPAETTQNYGASLDASWEVDLFGKQRQNVRAATADLAQTQENFYAAQVSLAAETASAYLDLRTAEAQLAVLENSITTREETLQLTRWREQAGQGNALETQQALTSLEQARTAVPPLKQTISQTRNQLALLAGKTPGALDKLLTKARPVPAPPQKIALGIPAETLRQRPDVRAAEHAVAAAYFRTKSAEAERYPSLNLTGSIGVEALKAGRIFSPESTAASILGSLTAPIFDAGRIRENIVIQNERQRQALISYESTVLKSLSEVENALIAIQRSSETLEVVTRAVTAAREAAKLAALRYEAGDVDLLDVLDAQRTLLSLEEQQVTNARNRAAAHVQLYQALGGGWSSR; this is encoded by the coding sequence ATGGGCGTGATTCATCATTTGCCTCCCACACAGCGGATTAGCCATCTCTGGTCCTTCCGAGCACTCGGGCTGTCTGCATTGTTGGGATTGTCTTCCTGCTCGGGCATTGGCGGCCCCCTTCAAACCCCAGAGGGAGACCTGGCCCCCAAGAGCTGGAAGGCCGCAAAGGGCAACACCACCAAACCGCTTGACACTGCCGCCCTCCCCCAGTGGTGGGAACGTTTTGGTGACTCAGTGATGAGCCAGGTGATTGCCGTGGCGCTGCGGTCCAGCCCAGACATCCGGAGCGCCCTCTCGAAGATTGCCGAGGCCAGAGGCGCTCGCGGCGTGGAGAGAGCCCAGCTGTTTCCGCAGCTTGATGCCGGCCTGAGCGGACAAGCCCGCCGCGAAGACAGGCGGGGAAGCCCGGCTGAGACAACCCAGAACTACGGCGCGTCCCTGGATGCAAGCTGGGAGGTCGATCTGTTCGGCAAGCAGCGCCAGAACGTGCGCGCTGCTACTGCCGACCTTGCCCAGACACAGGAGAATTTTTACGCCGCCCAAGTGTCCCTCGCTGCTGAAACGGCCTCCGCCTACCTGGATCTCCGCACCGCTGAAGCCCAACTGGCCGTGCTGGAAAACAGCATCACCACCCGTGAGGAAACGCTTCAACTCACCCGCTGGAGGGAACAGGCCGGCCAGGGCAACGCTTTGGAAACCCAGCAGGCCCTCACCAGTCTGGAGCAGGCACGCACCGCCGTGCCTCCTCTGAAGCAGACCATCAGCCAGACCAGGAACCAGCTCGCCCTGCTCGCAGGCAAGACTCCGGGCGCTCTTGACAAGCTGCTGACAAAGGCACGCCCTGTGCCTGCCCCACCCCAAAAAATCGCACTGGGCATTCCCGCGGAAACCCTGCGCCAGCGTCCTGACGTGAGAGCCGCAGAGCATGCCGTGGCAGCAGCCTACTTCCGTACCAAATCCGCCGAGGCGGAGCGCTATCCATCGCTGAATCTCACAGGCTCCATCGGAGTAGAGGCACTGAAAGCCGGACGCATCTTCTCTCCTGAAAGCACCGCCGCCTCCATTCTTGGCAGCTTGACGGCTCCCATCTTCGACGCGGGACGTATCAGGGAGAACATTGTCATTCAAAACGAGCGCCAGCGGCAGGCGCTCATCAGCTACGAAAGCACGGTGCTGAAGTCTCTCTCCGAAGTCGAAAATGCCCTCATCGCCATTCAACGTTCCTCAGAAACGCTGGAGGTGGTGACCCGGGCAGTAACGGCGGCACGCGAGGCAGCCAAACTGGCTGCACTCCGCTACGAGGCCGGAGACGTGGACCTGCTCGATGTCCTCGATGCCCAGCGCACCCTTCTGAGTCTTGAGGAGCAGCAAGTCACCAATGCGAGGAATCGTGCCGCCGCTCATGTCCAGCTCTACCAGGCCCTCGGAGGAGGCTGGAGCTCCCGCTAA
- a CDS encoding efflux RND transporter periplasmic adaptor subunit has translation MKTIAAPADLAETIRLGSSRKSRWLRYTLLLALVAAGIVSWVLWTRHVEAQQHLNPFVTEPLQQGSISVAVTATGNLEPTNEVTIGSELSGTVQEVLVDINDRVKKGQALAKLDTSKLEQTTASSRASLTAAKAKVLQAEATVRESESTLARQQELHRISGGKMPSKSELDTATATVDRAKADLESAKASVLQSEAQLKSNETDLGKAVIKSPIDGIVLTRSVEPGQTVAASFTAPELFILAENLEQMELKVSVAEMDIGRVQPGQTATFTVDAWPDRSFTAKVEMVAFGSAVVDNVVTYETRLEVANTDLSLRPGMTAVADIQVAEASDVFLVPNTALRFDPEAAVAQGPPGGPGGNKTFVQSLMPGPPRGMGSRRSSSGSGSASGSTPKASHHGKTGESRIWILQDGKPVAVPVKTGLTDGRKTQVSGEGLHRDMEVITRANTPAS, from the coding sequence ATGAAAACAATCGCTGCTCCAGCGGACCTTGCTGAAACCATCCGGCTCGGCAGCTCCCGGAAATCCCGGTGGCTCCGCTATACCCTCCTGCTGGCACTGGTGGCAGCGGGCATCGTGAGCTGGGTCTTGTGGACCCGTCACGTGGAGGCGCAACAGCACCTCAATCCCTTCGTCACCGAACCGCTCCAGCAGGGCAGCATCAGCGTGGCCGTCACCGCCACAGGCAATCTTGAACCGACGAATGAGGTCACCATCGGCAGTGAACTCTCCGGCACCGTTCAGGAGGTCCTTGTGGACATCAATGACCGCGTCAAAAAAGGCCAGGCCCTCGCCAAGCTGGACACCAGCAAACTCGAACAGACGACGGCAAGTTCACGCGCCTCATTGACCGCTGCCAAGGCCAAGGTGCTCCAGGCGGAAGCCACGGTGCGCGAGAGTGAATCCACACTCGCACGCCAGCAGGAGCTTCATCGCATCAGCGGAGGCAAGATGCCTTCCAAGTCCGAATTGGACACGGCAACGGCTACCGTCGACCGCGCGAAGGCCGACCTGGAAAGCGCCAAGGCATCGGTCCTTCAATCCGAAGCCCAGCTCAAATCCAATGAAACCGATCTAGGGAAGGCGGTCATCAAATCACCCATCGACGGCATCGTTCTGACACGCAGCGTAGAACCCGGTCAAACCGTGGCAGCCAGCTTCACCGCGCCGGAGTTGTTTATTCTCGCCGAAAACTTGGAGCAGATGGAACTGAAGGTATCGGTGGCTGAGATGGACATCGGCCGCGTGCAACCGGGTCAGACAGCGACCTTCACTGTGGACGCCTGGCCGGATCGCTCCTTCACAGCCAAGGTCGAAATGGTGGCCTTTGGTTCTGCCGTGGTGGACAACGTGGTCACCTACGAAACGCGACTGGAAGTAGCCAACACCGACCTGAGCCTGCGCCCCGGGATGACCGCCGTGGCTGACATCCAGGTGGCGGAAGCATCGGATGTATTCCTCGTACCAAACACGGCGTTGCGGTTCGATCCCGAAGCGGCAGTGGCCCAAGGCCCGCCCGGTGGCCCCGGTGGAAACAAGACCTTTGTCCAGAGCCTCATGCCCGGGCCTCCACGCGGCATGGGAAGCCGGCGCTCCAGTTCTGGCTCTGGCTCTGCGTCAGGTAGCACACCCAAGGCCTCTCACCACGGCAAGACTGGAGAATCGCGTATCTGGATCCTGCAGGATGGCAAACCGGTGGCAGTTCCCGTGAAGACTGGACTTACCGACGGTCGGAAGACCCAGGTATCTGGTGAAGGCCTTCATAGGGACATGGAAGTGATCACTCGCGCCAACACGCCTGCTTCATGA
- a CDS encoding ABC transporter ATP-binding protein, with amino-acid sequence MSARPQNSLIELKALTKTYGRGDTEFQALRGVDLTIRQGEFVAIMGPSGSGKSTLMNLLGCLDTPTTGSYKYENIAVESLTADQRSLLRRHALGFVFQGFNLLARTSALENVELPLLYRGISRQQRHAMARQALASVGLPGKERNTPAELSGGQQQRVAIARAIVTEPSTLFADEPTGNLDSHTTEEVMELLTRLNEERGITILLVTHEDDVATYAQRVVRVRDGLIESDILNPAKKRP; translated from the coding sequence ATGAGTGCCCGCCCACAGAACTCGCTCATCGAGCTCAAGGCGCTGACCAAGACCTACGGTCGCGGCGATACCGAGTTTCAGGCACTGCGTGGCGTGGATCTGACCATTCGTCAGGGAGAGTTCGTGGCCATCATGGGACCCAGCGGTTCGGGGAAATCCACGTTGATGAACCTCCTCGGCTGCCTGGACACCCCAACGACGGGCAGCTACAAGTATGAGAACATTGCCGTGGAATCGCTGACTGCGGACCAGCGCTCTCTCCTGCGTCGTCACGCACTGGGGTTTGTCTTTCAGGGGTTCAATCTCCTCGCCCGTACCAGTGCCTTGGAGAATGTGGAACTGCCGCTTCTGTATCGCGGCATCTCCAGGCAACAGCGACATGCCATGGCCAGGCAGGCGCTGGCCTCAGTCGGTCTGCCAGGGAAAGAGCGCAACACGCCGGCGGAACTGTCCGGAGGCCAGCAACAGCGTGTTGCCATCGCCAGAGCAATCGTGACGGAACCAAGCACTCTGTTCGCGGACGAACCCACGGGTAATCTTGACTCGCACACCACAGAAGAGGTCATGGAGTTGCTGACCCGTCTCAACGAAGAACGTGGCATCACCATCCTGCTAGTCACCCATGAGGATGATGTCGCCACCTATGCCCAGCGGGTCGTGCGTGTGAGGGACGGACTCATCGAATCGGACATCCTGAACCCCGCGAAAAAGAGGCCATGA
- a CDS encoding ABC transporter permease, with the protein MLWNTFSIALREIRRNLTRSFLTVLGIIIGVAAVITMVTLGQATTQAVKSQISNLGSNLIMMRPGSGFGPRSTSAGVPNFTITDATAIADQVPGIAAVAPVRTMSLSTIYFENARSTSITGSTADYFYINKWTLAEGRLFTEADYRSAKAVAVIGATVRRELFGNADPIGQKIRVGKASVEVIGLLAAKGQMGMGDQDDTIIIPLSSLQRRLLGRTSSRDITQILISAEDNTDSNTIIAAITSLMRERRNLQPNENDNFSVMDTRQIAETLSASTKMMTTLLAAVAGVSLLVGGIGIMNIMLVSVTERTREIGVRMAIGARAREVLLQFLVEAITLSSIGGIVGILLALGLCYALAQVIQVPFSFNTQINVIAFLFSAAVGILFGFTPARRAAKLNPIDALRHE; encoded by the coding sequence ATGCTCTGGAACACCTTTTCCATCGCGCTGCGGGAGATTCGCAGGAACCTCACGCGTTCCTTTCTGACCGTGCTCGGCATCATCATCGGCGTGGCCGCGGTGATTACCATGGTCACCCTTGGGCAGGCAACGACCCAGGCGGTGAAAAGCCAGATTTCCAACCTTGGCTCCAACCTGATCATGATGCGACCGGGGAGTGGCTTTGGTCCCCGCTCGACTTCTGCCGGGGTACCGAACTTCACCATCACCGACGCCACCGCCATCGCGGACCAAGTGCCAGGCATCGCCGCCGTCGCCCCGGTGCGCACGATGAGCCTCAGCACCATTTACTTTGAGAATGCCCGGAGCACTTCCATCACCGGCAGCACAGCGGACTATTTCTACATCAACAAATGGACCCTGGCAGAAGGACGGCTCTTCACGGAGGCGGACTATCGTTCCGCGAAGGCCGTGGCGGTCATTGGAGCCACCGTGCGGCGAGAGCTCTTTGGCAACGCCGATCCCATCGGTCAAAAGATTCGTGTCGGGAAAGCCTCTGTTGAAGTGATTGGACTGCTGGCTGCCAAGGGGCAGATGGGCATGGGCGATCAGGATGACACGATCATCATTCCCCTTTCGAGCCTGCAACGTCGCCTGCTTGGGCGCACCTCTTCCAGGGACATCACCCAGATTTTGATCTCAGCAGAGGACAATACCGACAGCAATACCATCATCGCCGCCATCACCTCGCTCATGCGTGAACGCCGCAATCTTCAGCCGAACGAGAACGACAATTTCTCCGTCATGGATACCCGGCAGATTGCCGAAACCTTGAGCGCCTCCACCAAGATGATGACCACGCTTTTGGCGGCGGTGGCCGGTGTGAGTCTCCTTGTGGGCGGCATTGGGATCATGAACATCATGCTCGTGTCCGTGACCGAACGCACACGGGAGATTGGCGTGCGCATGGCCATCGGCGCCCGCGCGCGCGAGGTACTGCTCCAGTTCTTGGTGGAGGCCATCACCCTGTCTTCCATTGGCGGGATCGTGGGAATTCTCCTGGCGCTGGGTCTCTGCTATGCCCTCGCCCAGGTCATTCAAGTCCCCTTCTCGTTCAACACGCAGATCAACGTCATCGCATTCCTGTTCTCGGCAGCCGTGGGTATCCTCTTTGGATTCACACCGGCCAGACGGGCAGCGAAGCTCAATCCCATCGACGCCCTGCGGCATGAGTAG
- a CDS encoding response regulator transcription factor, translating to MRVLVVEDEPALQRSLAATLREENYAVDVASDGEEGLFKAENSAYDAIVLDVMIPKIDGWAVLERLRTRKNTPVLMLTARDAVRDRVKGLDGGADDYLTKPFNIEELLARLRSLIRRAAGQANAMLEIGPLTLNTAAREAEISGQKVSLTAREYALLEYLALHRGEVVTRTTLYEHLFDEEDSTLSNLLDVHVSNLRRKLGHEMIVTRRGHGYSIP from the coding sequence ATGAGAGTTCTCGTTGTCGAAGATGAGCCAGCCTTACAGCGCAGCCTAGCCGCTACGCTGCGGGAGGAGAACTACGCCGTGGACGTGGCTTCCGATGGCGAAGAAGGTCTCTTTAAAGCAGAGAACAGCGCCTACGATGCCATCGTGCTCGATGTGATGATTCCCAAAATCGACGGCTGGGCAGTGCTGGAGCGTCTTCGCACCAGAAAGAATACACCGGTACTCATGCTGACAGCCCGCGATGCCGTGCGGGATCGGGTCAAGGGTCTCGATGGCGGTGCCGACGACTACCTGACCAAGCCCTTTAACATCGAAGAACTCCTGGCCCGCCTTCGCTCCTTGATACGGCGCGCTGCGGGACAGGCCAACGCCATGCTGGAGATCGGGCCTCTGACCCTCAACACCGCGGCCCGCGAAGCAGAAATCTCGGGTCAGAAGGTATCCCTCACCGCCCGGGAGTACGCCCTCCTCGAGTACCTTGCGCTGCACCGCGGTGAAGTCGTGACGCGCACCACGTTGTACGAACACCTGTTCGACGAAGAGGACAGCACTCTCTCGAACCTGCTTGATGTGCATGTTTCGAATCTCCGGCGCAAGCTTGGCCATGAGATGATCGTCACTCGCCGGGGACACGGTTATTCCATTCCATGA
- a CDS encoding ATP-binding protein: MKLPFKSIRWQLQAWHGLVLLLVAVGFCAPAYRLASDNQLQRIDKELSVLERTLVRSLMETLHPEEKGLPLAERKPPSFLEFIQKLKTTPLTLPPTVEERFAGTSAGFAYFSIWDGDGRVLLQSPNAPDISRPPPPKGEEITEQTRTVEQRRELIRSSPLGISILVGRDISPDKDELRRMTVNVLLTVAGVWLLGWLGGWWLAGRALRPIDAISHTAARISEGNLKERINVTDTANELGGLCGVLNQTFERLDTAFERQRQFTSDASHELRTPLAILIAETQRILKRDRTPEEYKDVIQTCQSAATSMSELVESLLLLARQDSEGAEKHHEPCDLAPLSLGVVTTHAPLAAGKNIELVCSLQSAPCLGDPVGLRILISNLVANAIQHHQGGGHVWLESGIKDGDAFLIVRDDGPGIPEDDLPRIFERFYRVDKARSRTEGHSGLGLSIVKAIADNHGAQIEATAEPGKGTTFEVRVASTK; encoded by the coding sequence ATGAAGCTGCCGTTCAAATCCATCCGCTGGCAGTTGCAGGCCTGGCATGGGCTGGTGCTGCTGCTGGTAGCCGTGGGATTTTGCGCGCCCGCTTACCGGCTCGCTTCAGACAATCAACTGCAGCGCATCGACAAGGAACTTTCCGTGCTGGAGCGCACGCTGGTTCGGTCTCTCATGGAGACCCTGCACCCTGAAGAGAAGGGATTGCCCCTCGCGGAACGCAAGCCCCCTTCATTCCTTGAGTTCATCCAAAAGTTGAAGACCACCCCGCTCACGCTGCCTCCGACCGTGGAGGAACGGTTCGCGGGCACCAGCGCGGGATTTGCCTACTTCAGCATCTGGGACGGCGACGGCAGAGTACTGCTGCAAAGCCCGAACGCACCGGACATTTCCAGACCTCCACCTCCGAAAGGTGAAGAAATCACGGAGCAAACGCGCACCGTTGAGCAGCGGCGTGAGTTGATCCGCAGCAGCCCTCTGGGCATCAGCATTCTGGTCGGACGGGACATCTCACCGGATAAGGATGAGTTGCGCAGGATGACCGTGAACGTGCTGCTGACAGTAGCCGGTGTCTGGCTACTGGGCTGGCTGGGAGGCTGGTGGCTGGCGGGACGGGCACTGCGCCCCATCGATGCCATCAGCCATACTGCGGCACGCATATCGGAAGGAAACCTCAAGGAGCGCATCAATGTCACGGACACCGCGAACGAACTGGGAGGACTTTGTGGCGTGCTGAACCAGACTTTCGAGCGGCTCGATACCGCGTTCGAGAGACAGAGGCAATTCACCTCGGACGCCTCTCACGAGTTGCGCACTCCACTGGCGATTCTGATCGCCGAGACCCAACGCATCCTCAAGCGCGACAGGACGCCGGAAGAATACAAGGACGTGATCCAGACCTGCCAGAGCGCTGCCACCAGCATGTCCGAGCTTGTCGAGTCCCTTCTCCTTCTGGCGCGGCAGGACTCCGAAGGAGCAGAGAAACACCACGAGCCCTGTGATCTGGCGCCCTTGTCACTCGGGGTGGTCACCACACATGCACCCCTGGCTGCAGGGAAGAATATTGAGCTCGTCTGTTCCTTGCAGAGTGCGCCCTGCTTGGGCGATCCCGTGGGCCTGAGGATTCTTATTTCCAACCTCGTGGCCAATGCGATCCAACATCATCAAGGTGGAGGTCATGTCTGGCTGGAAAGCGGCATCAAGGATGGAGACGCATTTCTCATCGTGCGAGACGACGGCCCGGGCATTCCCGAAGACGACCTGCCTCGCATCTTTGAGCGCTTCTATCGCGTGGACAAAGCCCGCTCCCGGACCGAAGGCCACAGCGGACTGGGCCTCTCCATCGTGAAGGCCATCGCGGACAATCATGGAGCACAGATCGAAGCCACCGCGGAGCCCGGCAAAGGGACGACGTTTGAGGTGAGAGTGGCAAGTACGAAGTAG
- the rplQ gene encoding 50S ribosomal protein L17: protein MRHRNKTVKLQRKKPHREALLKNLCKSLIEHRRIKTTLAKAKALRPVAEKLLTLGKKNTLHSRRLAFAKLRSETLVKKLFDEIAVASADRKGGYTRITKLGQRMSDSAPMAFIEWVDYFVPAGAAAEAAPAVAEEAATEEKPAKASKSKKAAASAEATEEKPAKKASKKAAKKAESEE from the coding sequence ATGAGACACCGGAACAAGACCGTCAAGCTGCAGCGCAAAAAGCCCCATCGCGAAGCGTTGCTCAAGAACCTCTGCAAGAGCCTGATCGAGCACCGCCGCATCAAGACCACCTTGGCCAAGGCCAAGGCGCTGCGCCCGGTGGCTGAAAAGCTGCTCACGCTCGGCAAGAAGAACACCCTGCACAGCCGCCGCCTCGCGTTTGCGAAGCTTCGTAGCGAGACCCTCGTGAAGAAGCTGTTCGATGAAATCGCCGTGGCCTCCGCTGATCGCAAGGGTGGTTACACCCGCATCACGAAGCTTGGCCAGCGCATGAGCGATTCCGCTCCGATGGCCTTCATCGAGTGGGTGGACTACTTCGTGCCCGCCGGCGCCGCTGCTGAAGCTGCTCCTGCCGTGGCCGAAGAAGCCGCGACGGAAGAAAAGCCCGCCAAGGCTAGCAAGTCCAAGAAGGCTGCTGCTTCCGCCGAAGCGACCGAAGAGAAGCCTGCCAAGAAGGCCTCGAAGAAGGCCGCCAAAAAGGCTGAGTCCGAGGAATAA
- a CDS encoding DNA-directed RNA polymerase subunit alpha, producing the protein MSIRLARFEMPNRLVKNDATATETFAQFVAEPFDRGYGHTIGNSLRRVLLSSLEGASITSVRIKGAEHEFQTLPGVVEDVTQIVLNLKKVKFQHFENKESRTLFLNADKEGLVTAGDIKDDQHYQVINKDQVICTLDRKGKLEIEIEVKVGRGFATNEDNKRPDMSIGVIPIDSIFSPVTRVKYAVEATRVGQNTDYDKLILDIWTDGRIAPQDALLQASAILRRHLDVFVNYDDSQVEFDAAPEAQSEENLELRKLLNMSVNEIELSVRAANCLNNANITTVGQLAQKTEAEMLRYRNFGKKSLTEIREKLGELGLTLGMKLDPSLLEPLPGGISMIRQGGFRREDDEDADADSFSRLISANLGGDDDEDEE; encoded by the coding sequence ATGTCCATCCGTCTTGCCCGTTTTGAAATGCCGAACCGCCTCGTGAAGAACGATGCGACGGCCACCGAAACCTTCGCGCAGTTCGTCGCCGAACCCTTCGACCGTGGTTATGGCCACACCATCGGCAACAGCCTCCGTCGCGTGCTGCTTTCCTCCTTGGAAGGCGCTTCCATCACGAGTGTCCGCATCAAGGGCGCTGAGCACGAGTTCCAGACCCTCCCCGGAGTGGTGGAAGACGTGACCCAGATCGTGCTGAACCTGAAGAAGGTGAAGTTCCAGCACTTCGAAAACAAGGAGTCCCGCACCCTTTTCCTCAACGCCGACAAGGAAGGTCTTGTCACCGCCGGCGACATCAAGGACGACCAGCACTATCAGGTCATCAACAAGGACCAGGTCATCTGCACCCTCGACCGCAAGGGCAAGCTCGAAATCGAAATCGAAGTCAAGGTGGGCCGCGGCTTCGCCACCAACGAGGACAACAAGCGTCCTGACATGTCCATCGGTGTCATTCCGATCGACTCCATCTTCTCCCCGGTGACCCGCGTGAAGTACGCTGTGGAAGCCACCCGCGTGGGCCAAAACACGGACTACGACAAGCTTATCCTCGACATCTGGACGGACGGCCGCATCGCCCCGCAGGACGCCCTCCTGCAGGCTTCCGCCATCCTGCGCCGCCACCTTGATGTCTTTGTGAACTACGACGACAGCCAGGTCGAATTCGACGCGGCTCCCGAAGCCCAGAGCGAAGAAAACCTCGAGCTGCGCAAGCTGCTCAACATGTCCGTCAACGAAATCGAGCTGTCCGTCCGTGCGGCGAACTGCCTCAACAACGCGAACATCACCACGGTGGGCCAGCTTGCCCAGAAGACGGAGGCCGAAATGCTGCGCTACCGCAACTTCGGCAAGAAGTCCCTCACCGAGATTCGCGAAAAGCTCGGCGAGCTTGGCCTCACTCTTGGCATGAAGCTCGACCCCTCGCTGCTTGAACCCCTTCCCGGCGGCATCTCCATGATCCGTCAGGGTGGCTTCCGCCGTGAGGACGATGAGGACGCCGATGCCGACAGCTTCTCCCGCCTGATCAGCGCCAACCTCGGCGGTGACGACGATGAGGACGAGGAATAA
- a CDS encoding amidase, translated as MQSKPSPLRRSVAALTAVSLLTGCTTSLPSFSNPFPKLRGDKAFIRYWPPPKDSTQLRVAVKDNIDMKGVVTAAGSEYLLKTNPPAEKDAPCLAPVRASGAHIVGRTNLNELALGATGINGYFGTPRNRMGDSKRLMPGGSSSGSAVAVLNGRADVAIGTDTAGSIRTPAACCGVYGLKTTFGLIPTKGIHPISPRHLDTVGPLAKDIPHLVDGMDLLKPGFSGQYANAKAAKPGPRSITVGRLYIENTDPKIDQAIDDALAAANVKVVRLPQWFAEAWKEAMKHGNTIAVADGYVTDKELLKVRGVTSTTKAAILLGDLKYDSKEYREALAMKKVWQKQLDRIFQKVDFIALPTLRHHPMKVPIFSRFILFEAEALALQNTVSVNYAGNPALAMPVPMNDEKIPLTSLQLVGPKLSEAKLLNAARIIASKE; from the coding sequence ATGCAGTCAAAACCCTCTCCCCTCCGTCGCAGTGTCGCCGCCCTGACCGCTGTCAGCCTGCTGACCGGCTGCACTACCTCCCTGCCCAGCTTTTCAAACCCCTTCCCCAAGCTGCGGGGTGACAAGGCCTTCATCCGGTACTGGCCCCCACCCAAGGACAGCACCCAGCTCCGCGTGGCGGTGAAGGACAACATCGACATGAAGGGCGTGGTCACCGCCGCCGGCTCCGAGTACCTGCTGAAGACCAATCCCCCGGCCGAGAAGGACGCTCCCTGCCTGGCCCCCGTCCGCGCCAGTGGAGCGCACATCGTCGGTCGGACGAATCTGAACGAACTCGCCCTCGGCGCCACTGGGATCAATGGCTACTTCGGCACCCCGAGGAACCGCATGGGTGACTCCAAGCGGCTCATGCCCGGGGGCTCCTCCAGCGGCTCAGCGGTTGCGGTTTTGAACGGAAGGGCGGACGTGGCCATCGGTACGGATACCGCCGGCTCCATCCGCACGCCGGCCGCCTGCTGCGGGGTATACGGGCTGAAGACCACCTTCGGCCTCATCCCCACCAAGGGCATCCACCCCATCTCACCCCGGCATCTGGACACGGTGGGCCCCCTTGCCAAGGACATCCCCCACCTCGTGGACGGCATGGACCTGCTGAAGCCGGGTTTCAGCGGCCAGTACGCGAATGCCAAGGCGGCCAAGCCCGGCCCCAGGAGCATCACCGTGGGGCGGCTCTACATTGAAAACACCGACCCCAAGATCGACCAGGCCATCGATGACGCCCTCGCCGCCGCGAATGTGAAAGTGGTGCGTCTTCCCCAATGGTTTGCCGAAGCATGGAAGGAAGCCATGAAACACGGCAACACCATCGCCGTGGCCGATGGCTATGTGACCGACAAGGAGCTCTTAAAAGTCCGTGGAGTAACTTCCACCACCAAAGCAGCCATCCTTCTGGGAGACCTCAAGTACGACAGCAAGGAATACCGCGAGGCCCTGGCCATGAAAAAGGTGTGGCAGAAGCAGCTGGACCGCATCTTCCAGAAGGTGGATTTCATCGCTCTACCCACGCTGCGGCACCATCCCATGAAGGTCCCCATCTTCAGCCGCTTCATCCTTTTTGAAGCCGAGGCCCTGGCGTTGCAAAATACGGTTTCCGTGAATTATGCAGGCAACCCCGCCCTCGCCATGCCCGTACCTATGAATGACGAAAAGATTCCACTAACCAGTCTCCAGCTTGTCGGGCCAAAACTCAGCGAAGCAAAACTTTTGAACGCCGCGAGGATCATCGCGTCGAAGGAGTAA